In the Ctenopharyngodon idella isolate HZGC_01 chromosome 4, HZGC01, whole genome shotgun sequence genome, one interval contains:
- the LOC127511219 gene encoding gastrula zinc finger protein XlCGF52.1-like, with protein sequence MEGNEESEELSEVEEEHHVTPAEKPLSRSKTKKTFLKKRAKKSFTCTQCGKSFTHKCYLERHMMIHAGEKPFTCDQCGNSFPSKRNLEFHMRIHTGEKPFTCHQCGKSFTHQSSLKRHIAMHSGEKPLSCDQCGKRFPFKDNLKIHMRIHTGEKPFICNECGKTFLCASALKVHLTVHTKVKPHSCSVCGKSFSQLPTLYRHQKIHSDVREYMCFECGKTFVTVGSLKQHQRIHTGEKPYKCSHCDKTFSLPVYLRSHERIHTGEKPYKCSYCDKRFAQSSNLKTHERIHRGEKLHTCDQCGKSFSTKSHLQRHMKIHAVEKPHHHSLKSQ encoded by the coding sequence ATGGAAGGAAACGAGGAGAGTGAGGAACTGAGTGAAGTGGAGGAGGAACATCATGTCACACCTGCAGAAAAACCTTTGAGTCGCTCAAAGACtaaaaagacttttttaaagaaaagagcCAAGAAATCTTTcacctgcactcagtgtggaaagagtttcacacacaAATGTTATCTTGAGCGTCACATGATGATCCACGccggagagaagccgttcacatgtgatcaatgtggaaACAGTTTCCCAAGCAAACGTAACCTTGAGTttcacatgaggatccacaccggagagaagccgttcacatgccatcaatgtggaaagagcttCACGCATCAATCAAGCCTTAAGAGACACATAGCAATGCACTCTGGAGAGAAGCCACTTTCGTGTGATCAATGTGGGAAGAGATTCCCATTCAAAGATAATCTTAAGAttcacatgaggatccacaccggagagaagccgttcataTGTAATGAATGTGGCAAAACATTTCTTTGTGCATCGGCCCTGAAGGTACATCTGACAGTTCATACGAAGGTGAAGCCACATTCATGTTCTgtatgtggaaagagtttttcacagCTGCCAACTTTATACAGACATCAGAAAATTCATTCTGATGTGAGAGAGTACATGTGCTTTGAGTGTGGGAAGACTTTTGTTACAGTGGGCTCTTTAAAACAGCACCAGAGGATCCACAccggagaaaaaccttacaagtgttcacactgtgacaagacATTCAGTCTGCCAGTATATCTGAGatcacatgagaggatccacactggagaaaaaccttacaagtgttcatactgtgacaagagattcgcTCAATCATcaaatctgaaaacacatgagaggatccacagaGGAGAGAAGCTGCAcacgtgtgatcagtgtggaaagagtttcagcaCTAAAAGTCACCTTCAGCGACACATGAAGATCCATGCAGTGGAGAAACCACATCACCACAGTCTGAAATCACAATAA